A window of the Gammaproteobacteria bacterium genome harbors these coding sequences:
- the serA gene encoding phosphoglycerate dehydrogenase has product MAHFSLTKDKIKILLLEGLHPSSLEVLKNAGYENIECLKTSLPENELIEKIKDVHFVGIRSRTELNENVLAAANKLVAIGCFCIGTNQVNLAAAAQRGIPVFNAPFSNTRSVAELVLGESLLLLRGIPEKSAKAHRGEWQKSAIGSFEARGKQLGIIGYGHIGMQLGILAENLGMRVRFYDIEDKLPLGNASQIAKMDELLATSDIVTLHVPETPQTKYMFKAAEMAKMKPGAILINASRGTVVQIDDLAAALKSGQIGGAAIDVFPTEPKSNKEEFNSPLRGFDNVILTPHVGGSTQEAQENIGIEVAGKLAKYSDNGSTLSAVNFPEVSLPHHVGCSRLLHIHVNQPGIMNKINMAFAEREINITAQYLQTTADIGYVVMEVDSKDADIALDELNKIEGTIRARTLHAS; this is encoded by the coding sequence ATGGCTCATTTTTCACTCACTAAAGACAAAATCAAAATACTGTTACTTGAAGGCCTGCATCCAAGCTCGCTAGAAGTCCTGAAAAATGCCGGTTACGAAAACATCGAGTGTTTGAAAACCTCCCTGCCAGAAAATGAGCTAATCGAAAAAATTAAAGATGTTCACTTTGTTGGTATCCGCTCTCGTACCGAATTAAATGAAAACGTATTGGCCGCAGCGAACAAACTTGTGGCTATTGGCTGTTTTTGTATTGGCACCAATCAAGTGAATTTGGCCGCGGCAGCGCAGCGTGGCATTCCGGTCTTTAACGCCCCATTTTCAAATACGCGCTCAGTAGCTGAATTAGTCTTAGGTGAGTCACTGTTATTATTGCGTGGCATTCCAGAAAAAAGCGCCAAAGCACACCGCGGCGAATGGCAAAAGTCGGCGATTGGTTCATTTGAAGCGCGTGGCAAGCAACTCGGTATTATTGGCTACGGCCATATCGGCATGCAATTAGGGATCTTGGCAGAAAACCTTGGCATGCGTGTTCGTTTTTATGACATCGAAGATAAGCTACCACTGGGCAATGCGAGCCAAATCGCTAAAATGGATGAGCTATTAGCTACCTCAGACATCGTGACTTTACATGTGCCTGAAACGCCACAAACGAAATATATGTTTAAAGCGGCAGAAATGGCCAAAATGAAACCTGGTGCAATATTAATTAATGCTTCTCGCGGCACAGTGGTGCAAATAGACGATTTGGCAGCAGCGCTTAAGAGCGGCCAAATTGGCGGCGCCGCCATTGATGTATTCCCAACTGAGCCAAAATCTAACAAAGAAGAGTTTAACTCGCCGTTACGTGGTTTTGACAATGTGATCTTAACTCCACACGTTGGTGGCAGCACCCAAGAAGCGCAAGAAAATATTGGGATTGAAGTGGCGGGTAAATTGGCTAAATATTCTGACAATGGCTCAACCTTGTCGGCCGTCAACTTTCCAGAAGTATCACTGCCCCATCATGTTGGTTGCTCGCGGTTATTGCACATTCACGTTAATCAGCCTGGCATCATGAACAAGATCAACATGGCCTTTGCTGAGCGTGAAATTAATATTACTGCCCAGTACTTGCAAACCACCGCTGACATTGGTTACGTCGTGATGGAAGTTGACTCAAAAGATGCTGATATCGCATTAGATGAGCTCAATAAAATTGAAGGTACAATTCGCGCAAGAACGCTTCACGCAAGCTAA
- the rpiA gene encoding ribose-5-phosphate isomerase RpiA, translated as MNQNEMKKAAGWAALQYVEKDTIIGVGTGSTVNHFIDALGSIKGDIEGAVSSSEESTRRLKEYGIPVFDLNSVDGLSIYVDGADEINHNMQMIKGGGAALTREKIIAAVADKFICIADQSKYVKLLGEFPLPVEVIPIARSHVARQLVKLGGDPVYRSGVVTDNGNVILDVYNLNVENACQLERDIDSIVGVVTNGFFAKRSADILLMATNDGVKTINI; from the coding sequence ATGAATCAAAACGAAATGAAAAAAGCAGCAGGCTGGGCGGCATTACAATACGTTGAGAAAGATACCATCATTGGTGTTGGTACCGGTTCGACCGTCAATCATTTCATTGATGCATTAGGCAGCATTAAAGGCGATATTGAAGGGGCAGTCTCAAGTTCAGAAGAATCTACTCGCCGCTTAAAAGAATATGGCATTCCAGTTTTTGACTTGAACAGTGTCGACGGGTTAAGCATTTATGTTGATGGCGCCGACGAAATCAACCACAACATGCAAATGATTAAGGGTGGCGGCGCAGCCTTAACCCGAGAAAAAATTATTGCAGCCGTGGCTGATAAATTCATTTGCATCGCCGACCAATCTAAATACGTGAAATTGCTCGGTGAGTTTCCACTGCCAGTCGAAGTCATTCCAATCGCCCGTTCACATGTTGCCCGCCAATTAGTTAAGCTTGGTGGCGATCCCGTTTACCGCTCAGGTGTTGTCACAGATAACGGCAATGTCATTCTTGATGTTTATAACTTAAACGTTGAAAATGCCTGCCAATTAGAGCGCGATATCGACAGCATTGTCGGCGTTGTTACTAACGGCTTCTTTGCTAAGCGTAGCGCCGACATACTTCTGATGGCGACCAATGACGGGGTCAAAACGATTAACATTTAA
- the cdd gene encoding cytidine deaminase encodes MIQLSVQLASIELLPLAQKSLLSDLIQAEDFDACFTVEDVAQLLALSAAPEPIVQLLRDLIPLAQTYSLTPISQFQVGAVVQAASGAIYLGANLEFSHQALGQTVHGEQAAISNAWHHGETQLIKLAVSATPCGHCRQFINELVQADQLQVYLPDNLSPRFDSLLPMSFGPTNLGVSEHLMDSTPHQLHAPLIDELQQQAIAGANKSYSPYTLSPSAVALQTSRGVYVGRYAENCAYNPSLSPLQSALIALHFSRDVISDISAAVLVESTSAQVSQRDVTASLLAQLSQVTLSHYRY; translated from the coding sequence ATGATTCAATTATCAGTACAGTTAGCCAGCATTGAATTGCTGCCATTGGCCCAAAAATCGTTATTGAGCGATTTGATTCAGGCCGAAGATTTTGACGCCTGCTTCACTGTTGAAGATGTGGCACAACTGTTAGCACTTAGCGCAGCTCCAGAGCCAATAGTGCAACTGCTGCGCGACCTTATCCCACTGGCGCAAACCTATAGCTTAACGCCTATTTCACAGTTTCAGGTTGGTGCGGTCGTGCAAGCCGCTTCCGGCGCAATTTATTTAGGTGCCAACCTTGAGTTTAGCCATCAAGCCTTAGGGCAAACGGTGCACGGTGAACAAGCTGCTATTAGCAACGCTTGGCATCATGGCGAAACTCAATTAATTAAATTAGCGGTTAGCGCAACGCCTTGTGGCCATTGCCGTCAATTTATCAACGAGCTAGTCCAAGCGGATCAACTGCAAGTTTATTTACCTGACAACCTGTCTCCACGTTTTGACAGCCTGTTACCGATGTCATTTGGACCAACTAATCTTGGCGTAAGTGAGCATTTAATGGATTCGACGCCTCATCAGCTGCACGCGCCGCTGATTGATGAGCTGCAACAACAAGCAATTGCCGGTGCCAATAAAAGCTACAGCCCGTATACATTAAGCCCTAGTGCTGTCGCATTGCAGACCAGCCGCGGTGTCTACGTGGGTCGTTACGCTGAAAACTGTGCCTATAACCCTAGTCTATCGCCTTTGCAATCGGCGCTGATTGCCTTGCATTTTTCCCGCGATGTTATTAGTGATATTAGCGCGGCGGTATTAGTTGAATCGACCTCAGCCCAAGTTTCGCAACGCGATGTGACCGCGAGCCTGCTGGCACAACTGTCACAGGTTACTCTGAGCCACTACCGTTATTAA
- a CDS encoding DUF21 domain-containing protein, producing MDSISTLTLFGILALLILLSAYFSSSETSMMSLNRYRLKHLVKNKDRAAKRVDKLLSRPDRLISLILIGNNLVNIAASAIATIIGIRLFGDVGIAIATVTLTFVILIFAEVTPKTIAALHPEKIAFPSSVILLPLLKLLYPLVWIVNMITNGILRLFGVNVNEKTVDRLSRDELRTVVSETSGMIPKKHQQMLTSILDLEKVTVEDIMIPRSEIAGIDINDEWKSIQRQLSHSQHTRILLYRDNIDDAVGFIHARELMHLQSKNQFDKSNLVRSVRELYFIPQGATLNVQLMKFQENKARIGLVVDEYGDIQGLVTLEDILEEIVGDFTTGVSSAVSDEIQQQEDGTYIIDGTINIRELNREMSWHLPTDGPKTISGLIIEHMQDIPSAGISFKIDGYPIEVLAVDKNMIKSIRIFPELFEPSSNPHTDDQDSE from the coding sequence TTGGATAGTATATCGACCCTGACCTTATTCGGGATCTTAGCCCTACTGATCTTGCTTTCTGCTTACTTCTCAAGTTCAGAAACCAGCATGATGTCGCTTAACCGCTATCGGCTTAAGCATCTGGTAAAGAATAAGGATCGTGCGGCCAAACGTGTTGATAAATTACTCAGCAGACCGGATCGCTTAATTAGTTTAATTTTAATTGGTAATAATCTCGTTAATATTGCGGCTTCCGCTATTGCGACTATTATCGGTATTCGCCTGTTTGGCGATGTTGGCATCGCTATCGCAACGGTAACCCTAACCTTCGTGATCTTAATTTTCGCCGAAGTGACCCCCAAAACTATCGCGGCATTGCATCCTGAGAAAATCGCTTTCCCAAGCTCGGTCATCTTATTGCCCTTGCTCAAGTTGTTGTATCCGCTCGTGTGGATTGTCAACATGATAACCAATGGCATCTTGAGGTTGTTCGGGGTTAACGTTAATGAGAAAACCGTTGACCGACTGAGCCGTGACGAGTTAAGAACCGTAGTGAGTGAAACCTCGGGCATGATCCCGAAAAAACACCAACAAATGCTCACCAGTATTTTAGATTTAGAGAAAGTCACGGTCGAAGACATTATGATCCCGCGCTCTGAAATTGCCGGCATCGACATTAATGATGAATGGAAAAGCATTCAACGTCAGCTAAGTCATAGTCAGCACACGCGAATTTTACTTTACCGCGACAATATCGACGACGCAGTAGGTTTCATTCACGCCCGAGAATTAATGCACTTACAATCGAAAAATCAATTCGATAAATCTAATTTAGTTAGATCGGTCCGTGAACTGTACTTTATTCCGCAAGGTGCAACCTTAAATGTCCAGCTAATGAAATTTCAAGAAAACAAAGCCAGAATTGGCTTGGTGGTTGATGAATATGGCGACATTCAAGGTTTAGTGACGCTAGAAGATATTTTAGAAGAGATAGTGGGTGACTTTACGACCGGTGTATCATCGGCGGTCAGCGATGAAATTCAGCAGCAAGAAGATGGTACTTACATTATCGATGGCACCATTAACATTCGTGAGCTTAATCGTGAAATGAGTTGGCATTTGCCAACTGATGGCCCCAAGACCATTAGCGGGCTAATTATCGAACATATGCAAGATATTCCATCGGCGGGCATCAGCTTTAAAATCGACGGTTACCCGATTGAAGTGCTCGCGGTTGATAAGAATATGATTAAATCGATTCGAATTTTCCCTGAGTTATTCGAGCCCAGCTCAAATCCTCATACCGATGACCAAGATTCAGAATAA
- the djlA gene encoding co-chaperone DjlA, with protein sequence MWGKILGLIFGFFFGGPFGALFGLYIGYRFDRSMGQDFSNQGGFSRYFVNKNSFTNQAVFFHAVFSVYGHIAKASGQVTPQEINAASILMDNMGLTGDKRKEAQAAFSQGKASDFALEEVLKEFKRSSFGQRDILQLFVEVQLQAAFADGELHPKEREILYTVARILGFSIRDIERLLQQLEAQMHYHKQQHAQASGPSIEDAYTILGISSDVDDRAVKKAWRKLMSEHHPDKLAAKGLPQEMLKIANSKAQDIQAAYERVKKQRGMK encoded by the coding sequence ATTTGGGGAAAGATTTTAGGATTAATATTTGGCTTCTTTTTTGGTGGCCCGTTTGGCGCATTATTTGGCTTATATATTGGTTATCGTTTTGATCGCAGCATGGGGCAAGACTTTTCTAATCAAGGCGGTTTTAGCCGTTATTTCGTTAATAAGAACTCCTTTACCAACCAAGCGGTCTTTTTTCATGCCGTTTTTTCTGTCTATGGCCATATTGCCAAAGCCAGTGGTCAGGTAACCCCACAAGAGATTAATGCCGCGTCGATCTTGATGGACAACATGGGATTAACAGGCGACAAGCGTAAAGAAGCTCAGGCGGCGTTCTCTCAAGGCAAGGCCAGTGATTTTGCCCTAGAAGAAGTGCTCAAAGAATTTAAGCGCAGCTCTTTTGGCCAACGTGATATTTTACAGCTATTTGTAGAAGTACAATTACAGGCCGCGTTTGCCGATGGTGAATTACACCCTAAAGAACGTGAGATCCTTTACACAGTAGCGCGGATTTTAGGTTTTTCAATTCGCGACATTGAGCGCTTATTGCAGCAACTTGAAGCGCAAATGCATTATCATAAGCAGCAACATGCACAAGCGAGCGGTCCGAGCATTGAGGATGCCTATACTATTCTTGGTATTAGCAGTGACGTTGATGACCGGGCGGTTAAAAAGGCCTGGCGTAAGCTGATGTCAGAACATCATCCAGATAAGTTAGCCGCTAAAGGGCTGCCACAAGAAATGTTAAAAATAGCCAATAGCAAAGCGCAGGATATTCAAGCGGCCTATGAGCGGGTCAAAAAACAACGTGGTATGAAATAA
- a CDS encoding folate-binding Fe/S cluster repair protein, whose product MSVSQELLQFNVFPNLPIGLTKFVGPEAKLFLQGQLTCNIDHLESHKSLLGAHCDPKGKTLAVLRLLQHQDEVYALQHLDNVASHLPSLTKYAVFSKVTITNASSDFVFTGLSGQLATTWLTQQSALPESEQDTITSEFGVISSFPRTVAEQPRYLVVSNQQQAQALMAAMPTDTAEQPASLWQALDILSATPSMTPSGQAEFVPQMLNLQMIDGINFSKGCYIGQETIARLHFRGKNKRAMFVLSTPSQLEVKPGDTLECQVESGWRTAGTVINSQVLAQQTVLLAILPVDSEQGSLLRLKDRDTLMTLTIPDYFEDV is encoded by the coding sequence GTGTCAGTTTCTCAAGAGTTATTGCAGTTCAACGTATTCCCAAACCTGCCAATCGGCTTAACTAAATTTGTTGGACCTGAAGCCAAGCTGTTTTTACAGGGCCAATTAACCTGTAATATCGATCATCTTGAGTCACATAAGTCGTTACTTGGCGCTCATTGTGATCCAAAAGGCAAAACGCTAGCCGTATTACGCCTGTTACAGCACCAAGATGAAGTCTATGCGCTGCAACATCTCGACAATGTGGCCAGTCATTTACCGAGTTTAACGAAATACGCCGTGTTCTCTAAAGTCACCATTACCAATGCCAGCAGTGATTTTGTATTTACAGGTTTGTCTGGTCAATTAGCGACAACGTGGTTAACCCAGCAATCAGCATTGCCAGAGTCAGAACAAGATACGATTACTAGCGAGTTTGGCGTCATCAGCAGTTTTCCACGGACAGTGGCTGAACAACCACGGTACTTAGTCGTATCAAACCAGCAACAGGCACAAGCGTTAATGGCCGCGATGCCAACAGATACAGCTGAACAGCCTGCTTCATTATGGCAAGCATTAGATATCTTAAGTGCCACACCGTCGATGACCCCAAGTGGTCAGGCGGAGTTTGTGCCGCAAATGCTTAACCTGCAAATGATTGATGGCATCAACTTTAGTAAGGGTTGTTACATTGGCCAAGAGACCATTGCCCGCTTACATTTCCGAGGCAAGAATAAACGAGCAATGTTTGTTTTGAGCACGCCATCACAGCTTGAGGTTAAACCCGGTGATACGCTTGAATGTCAAGTAGAGTCAGGATGGCGCACCGCTGGCACGGTCATTAACAGCCAAGTATTAGCACAGCAAACTGTACTGCTGGCCATTTTGCCAGTCGACAGTGAACAAGGCAGTTTATTACGTTTAAAAGACCGTGATACCCTAATGACATTGACAATCCCAGACTATTTTGAAGATGTCTAA
- a CDS encoding PH domain-containing protein yields MGILDALMGNASELDSQELNQEFSPILADNEQVELGFKLIRDMFIFTNKRMIIIDKQGITGKKVEYHSVPYKSITHFIVESAGHFDMDSELKIWISGRSEPIVHELRSGADVVAIQKTLANCMFN; encoded by the coding sequence ATGGGAATATTAGATGCCCTAATGGGCAATGCCAGCGAACTAGATAGCCAAGAGCTCAATCAAGAGTTTTCACCGATTTTGGCCGATAATGAGCAAGTAGAATTGGGTTTTAAACTGATTAGAGATATGTTTATTTTTACCAACAAACGAATGATTATTATTGATAAACAGGGCATAACCGGTAAAAAAGTCGAGTACCATTCGGTCCCTTATAAATCAATTACCCACTTTATTGTTGAAAGCGCCGGTCACTTTGATATGGACAGTGAATTAAAAATTTGGATTTCAGGCAGATCAGAGCCCATTGTGCATGAACTGAGAAGCGGTGCCGATGTGGTAGCGATTCAGAAAACATTAGCCAATTGCATGTTTAACTAA
- the ccsA gene encoding cytochrome c biogenesis protein CcsA — MFTDIFSASAAIFYGLSLLLVLKNLFLHAQLNERLILAVAGSAIACHAIALATTIMASDGQNMSLLVVASIVSWIITIMLTLALPRFAIATLLPVVYGFALLAVLGVWLVPSSYITHFETNPEILIHICLALSAYSTMVIAAFYAIQLSIIDKRLKNKQLNLAQSPLPPLLTVEKQLFQLVLAGVILLTMSLATGFFFLEDMFAQGKAHKAILSLCAWFLYCYLLWRHHESGVRIKTSVKFTITGAILLTLAYFGSRLVSEILLR, encoded by the coding sequence ATGTTCACCGATATATTTTCCGCTAGCGCCGCGATTTTCTATGGGCTAAGTTTGCTCTTAGTCTTAAAAAATCTATTTTTACATGCTCAGCTCAATGAACGACTCATTTTGGCTGTGGCTGGAAGTGCAATTGCTTGTCATGCCATTGCTCTGGCGACAACCATCATGGCTTCTGATGGCCAAAATATGAGCCTATTGGTGGTGGCCTCGATTGTGAGCTGGATTATTACCATCATGCTAACGTTAGCCTTGCCTCGATTTGCTATTGCGACGTTGCTGCCTGTTGTTTATGGCTTTGCTTTATTGGCGGTACTTGGCGTTTGGTTAGTGCCATCGAGTTATATTACGCATTTTGAAACTAACCCTGAAATACTTATTCATATCTGTTTGGCATTAAGCGCGTATAGCACCATGGTGATCGCGGCGTTTTATGCAATTCAGCTCAGCATTATCGACAAACGACTTAAGAATAAACAGCTCAATCTCGCGCAATCACCACTGCCGCCTTTGCTGACCGTTGAAAAGCAGTTATTTCAGTTGGTCTTGGCTGGCGTTATTTTATTAACCATGTCATTGGCGACCGGATTCTTCTTTCTTGAAGACATGTTTGCCCAGGGCAAAGCACACAAAGCAATATTATCGCTTTGTGCTTGGTTTCTTTACTGCTATTTGCTGTGGCGGCATCATGAGTCTGGTGTCCGCATTAAAACCTCGGTTAAATTCACCATCACAGGTGCCATATTACTAACCCTTGCTTACTTTGGTAGTCGTTTAGTCAGTGAAATATTATTGCGCTAA
- a CDS encoding D-2-hydroxyacid dehydrogenase, producing MKNAVVLDRDTLGQDVNLTSLSALFTHCDIHSLTPAAQVVERCQGAQVIITNKVQLSRAVLSQLPALKLIAVAATGTNNIDLEAAEELAITVINVQGYAGPSVAQHAFSLILQLTNQARQYQTFINDGLWQKSAFFCNLDYPMIELAGKKFGLVGFGSLGQATAKLAQAFGMKLLIAERPGATTIREERVSFEQMLQHADIVSLHCPQTKETEQLINRDSLKLMKSSALLINTARGGLINEPDLVAALINGDIAGAALDVLSTEPPVAGNCLLDYQGANLVITPHIAWASVEARQRLVDLLTAKITTYITDS from the coding sequence ATGAAAAATGCAGTTGTGCTTGATCGAGATACGTTAGGCCAAGATGTAAACTTAACTAGTTTATCGGCACTATTTACGCATTGTGATATCCATTCTCTAACGCCAGCGGCGCAGGTGGTCGAGCGTTGTCAGGGCGCGCAGGTGATTATCACCAACAAAGTCCAGCTTAGCCGCGCGGTATTAAGTCAATTGCCCGCGCTTAAGTTAATCGCTGTCGCGGCGACAGGCACCAATAATATCGATTTAGAAGCGGCCGAGGAGCTGGCGATAACCGTGATTAATGTGCAAGGCTACGCCGGGCCATCGGTTGCGCAACACGCCTTTAGCTTGATCTTGCAGCTGACAAATCAGGCGCGCCAATACCAAACTTTTATTAATGATGGTTTGTGGCAGAAAAGTGCATTTTTTTGTAATTTAGATTATCCAATGATTGAATTGGCTGGCAAAAAATTTGGTCTGGTTGGCTTTGGCAGTTTGGGTCAGGCTACTGCAAAGTTAGCGCAGGCCTTTGGCATGAAATTGTTAATTGCAGAGCGCCCCGGAGCCACCACAATTCGCGAAGAGCGAGTTTCATTTGAACAAATGTTGCAACATGCCGACATCGTGAGCCTTCATTGTCCGCAAACTAAAGAAACCGAGCAGTTAATTAACCGTGATAGCTTAAAGCTGATGAAATCGTCAGCGTTATTGATTAATACGGCGCGCGGTGGCCTGATTAATGAGCCTGATTTAGTGGCGGCACTGATCAATGGTGATATTGCAGGCGCGGCACTTGATGTATTATCCACCGAGCCACCGGTTGCCGGTAACTGCTTACTTGATTATCAGGGGGCTAATTTAGTGATCACGCCACATATTGCGTGGGCTAGCGTTGAAGCAAGGCAGCGCTTAGTCGATTTACTTACCGCTAAAATCACCACTTATATAACCGATAGTTAG
- a CDS encoding chaperone NapD gives MINLLEQAPVHIAGVLVKVFPHNGKKVSALLNALPGTEVHDISAQGAMVVTVEATEQEKNIVDVITHLSTLDGVLDASLIFHHNDAGLIPHQAKAANEPINFR, from the coding sequence GTGATTAATTTACTCGAACAAGCTCCGGTCCACATTGCGGGGGTCTTAGTTAAGGTTTTTCCACATAACGGTAAAAAAGTATCGGCATTGCTCAATGCGTTGCCAGGTACTGAAGTTCATGACATATCGGCGCAGGGCGCGATGGTTGTGACCGTGGAAGCTACCGAGCAAGAAAAGAATATTGTTGATGTGATTACCCACTTAAGCACGTTAGATGGAGTGTTAGATGCGTCGTTAATTTTCCACCATAACGATGCGGGCTTGATCCCACACCAAGCTAAAGCGGCCAATGAGCCAATCAATTTTAGATAG
- a CDS encoding GIY-YIG nuclease family protein translates to MTEVAKESAWFVYMVRCRDNSLYSGVTTDLARREHEHNSSVKGAKYTRVRRPVSLVFSQAVANRSMAGKLEARLKKLTKKNKERLISQDQEITL, encoded by the coding sequence ATGACTGAAGTCGCAAAAGAATCCGCTTGGTTTGTTTATATGGTCAGGTGTCGAGATAACTCATTATATAGTGGGGTCACCACCGACTTAGCCCGCCGTGAACATGAGCATAATAGCTCGGTCAAAGGCGCTAAATATACGCGGGTGCGCCGCCCGGTTAGCTTGGTCTTTAGTCAAGCCGTCGCTAACCGCAGCATGGCGGGTAAATTAGAGGCTCGGCTAAAAAAATTAACGAAAAAAAATAAAGAACGCCTGATTAGTCAGGATCAAGAAATTACTCTATAG
- a CDS encoding TIGR02808 family protein gives MSALESMIWTILGYLAMPTIFIFGFVGVAAVSLFILKLLNKSSQH, from the coding sequence ATGAGCGCACTTGAGTCGATGATTTGGACCATTTTAGGCTATTTGGCCATGCCGACCATTTTCATTTTTGGGTTTGTCGGTGTTGCTGCCGTTTCTCTCTTTATTTTGAAGCTGCTGAACAAATCATCCCAACATTAA